The nucleotide window TGATGGGGCTATGTACCGATAGGTACGGCGCCATGCGTGTGATGTTGAGGGCATCAAGGGCTGTGGTCTCGTAATCGCGTCGATAGGCCAGATCGTGGTTGCCAAGCACGATGTGTACCCGTGGCACGACGTCGCTGAGATGGCTGATGAAACGGTAACAGGTAGAAAACACATGTGTGGGCTGCATCGTCCGGCTGATCAAGAGGTCACCGCATATCACCACCCGCAAGACATGATTTCGCTCTGCCTCCGCAACGATCCATCGCCCCGTTTGCCGTACTCTATCCAGGTCTTGATGCTTGAAGTGGAGGTCGCTGAGTAAAAGCCATCGCCGCGTGCGAACCGAGGTTATACGAATGACTACTGAATATGGAATGGTTAGAGTCTTTGATGGATGTAATTAACGGGCTAACATGAAGTTCAGCGTGCTGTTCGAGCTGTGCTGATATCTTGGCTGGTTCGTTGTCCGGTGCAAACGCAAGTTTGTCACCCCGCATTGTGCCCCTGCGTTGTTGGTAGAAAATGGCCCATTGAAGCCTCAGATGTATCTTTTACTGGCAGCAatggaagaggttgaaacGAAACTCTTAATCTTTACAGCACAACAGAAACGAAAATAAGATGGGGAGTTTGTCGGACTTTTGTTGATATAAGGTGGTGGGTACTAAACAGGTACCAAGATATCCCCGCCACAGCATAAGCCGGCGCTATGACCCCACCCTATTCCCCCAAAGGTTCAACTCACCATCTGCGCTACCCCCTACCTACTATTGAgctttctttccctcccttcccctcaacaccctctcatccctctcccacatcaAAACCGTCGCCAACGCCACCGGTCCCCCAGCCAGCAACCATCCTACCATTTTGCCGATCCCAACACAACCACCCTTACCCACAGAAGCCATGTAGTTATACCCAGCCCaaaccaccatcgccaaacTAGGACACCCAATATCATAATGCAAAAAATGCTTCGTCAACCCCGGCAACCAGCTCAAATCAACCTTattctcccctcccagcgCAGCCACCTTGGCCAGATCCACCGCAGGCGGGTTCCAAACACCATATGGGACTAACACATTGCTAAAGGTCGTCTGGGTGATCATGTCCCTCAGCCAAGCCGGTCCGAACGGCATTGAAGATGGTGTCAGACACACCAAAAGGATAGGGAGATGGATCACAACCGAAGTGAAGATGACGAAGCGGTAGTGGTTGGCGAGTGACTTCCCTACCCCATACTGTGTCGTTGCCGTGTTGTACTTGCGAGGGAAGCAAACAAAGTTCATGCCGCGGTGAATAAGAAATTGCAAAACGGGGAAAATCTGCCACAGAGCCGTGGTGTCGTAGTGTGATTTTCCTGGGATGATCGATGGCGTAGGCAATGACATGATCACGGCTGGGACGATATATGCCAATGCCATACTCAACGGCAAGTGTCGAACTTCCCCTTCTGGAACAGAAATATCATCCGTCGCTGGGGAAGTGGTAAATAAATGCAAAATCAGATATGACGGAACAGTCAAAGCATAGGTGAAACTCTGGATGATATTCCCAAATGTGTTTGTCCTATTCATTTACCCCGTCAGTATCATTTCCTGTGTCATGAAGAAACTTGGAAAATGATTGACTCACCAGCTTACAACCCTCCCTCTATTCGCCCTCCGATGCGCCTCAACACTCACCAGCGCCCATCCAGAGAAAAACATCCCCATTGCCCAGACATAAGCCAGGTCAACATCCCAGTTTCTTTCTCCGTTGACCAACCCGCTGAAGAAGCCGATGAGGATGCCCATGCGTGTGTCTAGCGCTTTGTTGCCAGTATACCGCGGGTCAAAGGATTCCGGTCCACCAGGCACGTAAGGTACACCGTCCAAGTTGCCAGAGGTAGCGGTCAGAATGGAGAAATATCCCGTTTGGAAGCCATTGACCATTGTGCCGCAGATGCCCAGGGCCAACAAGGGAAGGATGAGCAAAAGCGGGGGtattttggaggggttgtggttgttgttggccatgttgggTGCTGATTGATTAGTTTGGTCGAAAATAAAAAGTGGTCAAGGAGCGGAATGTAGGAAGCAAAGTGATGAGGGAAGACAAGttgaaaacaacaagaaattGATGAGAAAATCGGAGTGAGAATGTGCGGCACAGCACCAAAGTTGTCCCTGCAGGCCACCCTGGCTATCTCTTGGCAAAGCTCAATTTCGAAGGATTCTTGACAAAACAATCCAAGCCGGAGCACTCTTCAAGTTTGCCCACAACGAAAAACGGGTGTTCAAGATCCACTGCTCATCTTGCCTCTTTCCgtacatcatcatcaaccttaACAAGTTCTGGGCTTGTAGGAATTGCGCTAGAGTCCATCCATACAAATGAACCCAAGGAGAAATTTCATTGCAaacctcggcttcctcctctggcttTGACAGTGACTCGATAAATTCAGCGGGACTGATAACTCCCCCGCGATTGAAAAGCACTTTCCAGCCTTGAGGTGTAGACCCTGTCTCTGCCGGCAGAACTGTCAAGGCTTCCCGTAATGAAATGGCTAGGGTCTTCAGCCTCCAATCAAATACTGGTGCATAATCAGGGCCGTACATATCTTGCACTACTGTTGGAAGCTTTATTAGCAATAGATCAAGGCACTCGGGCTTTTGATCAATGAAGTTTTTCAGTGGAACTGCAAAGCAGGGGTGGTCTTTCACCGACTTGTTGACATCGGCGCCCAAGAGAATCAGCTCGTAAGAATGCCGAGCAGGTATTGCCATCGGTGCTGTCGAACAGGCGCAAGACTCGGCCAGCTCAAGAATCGCAAAACGGCATTGCCCAGTATGTCAAAGAGCAAAGTGTGGGGAGGTTTTGGCTTGAACTTCCCGACTGACTGAAAAACAAGAGCGTTGGTGTGTATGTCTTGTGATGTTTATCTTGGAACTTCAGATCATCTTTATTCCCTAGATTCAAGCATGCGGGGTCGTAACCGGGTCCAAACATACGGTCCAGGACTTCAAAAGTTTGCAGATATTTGCTAAAGCTTGGAGGCATGTTGCTGAGAATTGCCTTTACCATCTGATCGTTGCCCAGTTTCAACAGCCAACCGGATtgcggagggagggatgACTCCAGCAGTGGTCAGAATAGCACCCCCAAATAATCCGTCGCTCAAAGACAACAGCGCCTGGCGTTGCCAAATGGTTCCACGATTTTCCATGCATAGGTCCCAGCCCTCACATCCGCGGGAGCAAAGCCCAGACGTGCAGCAAGTCTGCCGAGGCCTCGACAGATATCCGCAGAGAGTGAGCAAGTGTTTGCCAAAGCACCAGCCGTTGCGTGCTTCCAGCTTTCTATGGTGATAGCCTTCCGGGTAAGGTTCTTGATCAGAAAGTCGAATAGTTCCAGATTGTAGGCTATCAAGGCCGGCGAAATGACGGCTCTCCCGAGCGACGTGACTAGCCTGCACAAGAGCGAACCACGGCTACTCATGTGGCATTCTGCCGGGAACAGCGACCGCCCCCTCGACCCGAGATGTGGGTGACTTCCATTCAATCCTGACTCGAATAAGGCCTTCAGACTCCCCAAACTAACCAGCGACAACTTAGGGTGATGATCGCCGTGATACGCCACATTGTAATATTGGAAGTAGTAGTCTTTCAGATAGTATGCTACCAGTGGTGAAAGATCATTATCAGGCCGGCCTGAGACTTGGAACAGCAGTCGGATCGAGGCAATCTCCCCATCTATGATTGCCCATTGCAGGGTTGAAAATCTACCCGAGGAATGGGGACCACTGTTACCAGTGATTTCGGGAATAACAATCAATGTCTCTAGCTCGTGGAGGGTTAATCGTTCGGGAGCAAGGTCGATCGGCATCGGATGAGGAGTCACACGAGCTCGACGCGCAGAAAAACACTTCCAGGAGCTTATCCACAGCTCGGTTCGTCGTATGTGCCACAAAGCCAATATCTTGGGGTTTCGAGagccacctctccctctttgtACACGAGTCTTCCCGGGCATAATCgtctccttcatcaccaGAACCCACATAATGGGGCCGGAACTGCCAATATTGTGCCGTCCAATTCTCGTAGTGAAGCAACTTCTGCAGGATCTCACTTGCGTCGTAATACTCGAGGGGGTCACTCAAAGCATCGATTAAAGCGCAGGCAGCTAACCAGTTGCCATGAATCAAGGCGGTCCATACGTCGGCGATAAAGTCGTCTGGGCCGCGTGGTAAATTCCCCCCGTAAGCGGCACGATGGCTTTCTATTAGACCAGCAATGGTAATCACTGCGTTGTAGTCGCCACATTGGCCCAGAAACGACGCAACTGAGAATGCGACTTAATCTCTTCTATCGAGGCCGTAGGAAGAGATTACTTCCTCATCAGAGTCCACCTCTCCCCGCTTGCGCAACTGAGCAAACAGGTATGTGACAAGGGCCACGTTACCATGGGCGATAGCGGAACATAGTGCACCCAAGGTCATGTGGTTGGGTGTTTGAAGAATTTCAGGGAACGGTGCGTTCGCTCCGCGCAATAGGAAGGCAGTGCTTGTATGCTCACCGCAAATGGCGCGGCCGAGGGGATTCGTTCGGTCATAGGGAACATCATCTCCGTCCCCGCCGATACAAGACTCAAACGTGATCAACAAAGTTCGCCAGGCACGGGCAATACCAATGCATAGGCGCTGATCTTGCTGTGCCCAGCCCAGGACCTGCACCCGcatcgagaaggagggaaaCGATTTCGTCGTATCCGCGGGAGCACGCAAGCTCCAAGGGCCGTGTCAAGGCACGCTCTCTTGGTGGATGCAGGCTTCCCGGTTGACAAGATCTTGTTGGATctcaggggagggggcatGGCGGAGAGCAGCTCTGAGAACGTCGACATTGTTATTTTGGACGGCCCATCACATCGCGGAGACGCTACCCCAGCAATAAAAGAGGATTGGGTTGAAAATGGCGTGACAGCGGCGGTCCAGGCTGGCCACTGTGGCTACATTGGAGATGTAGTCGATGCCAGTGAGGCATTTTGGATCTGTGCACTTCTTGCCTGGTGCATCCCTGACACCATCGATATGCCTACGGATCTTCAATAAGATCTCTGGCGGTAGGGCTTTGAGGCCAaccatgttgttgttgtgctgTTGGAGTCGGACGTGAACATGTATGATTGAGGGTGCCAGGTGGAAAGGATGTCAAGGTTTCAGAACACGAAACCCACAAGAAGTAATTTTCTAAAGTGGCCATTTTAAACTTcgacacaccacaccacattCTGCAACAGTTCAACTGGTTCCGTACTTATGAGGATGGTAGCGGATACCAATTGCCATGGCGCTCCGGCTGCCTGCTGCCCCGTAGTCGCTCGGGAAGCTCTCTCGGGGTGCTTCGTGCTGCGGTGAAGACATAATCGGCAGTGACCGACTTGATTATTCAAGCAGTAAAAATGTCTTCACGGTGTGCTGAAATGAGAAGTTAGATATGTGAAACGATAGATACTCTCACGGTACCTGATGGTCAAGCCACAATCTGATAAGATAAGGGAAAGCAAGCCATTGACGAAGTGGAACACTCACGTGTTGCCGGGGTTTGGCTTGGTCGCTAGATTTACTTACGTAATCTCCAGTGCGCTGACTGTGGAACTGACACAGTGGGCGATACCCCTGCAGCAACACTGCTATCAACGAGCTCACCCAGCTGCTGCCATGCTCTCCATTGCGTCGTCATCTTGCCCGCTAGATCTAGACCCAACACCCGCCATCACGAGATCTACGAAGTAACCAAATTacaccatcccatccatacATATACTGCGCTGGACGCTGGCAACCGATACATTTGAAGCAGCCCATCCGCAACATGTCTACCCCCGCGCCGCCTGAGGACCAGGCCCGCCTGCTTGAGGATGCATTAATTGCCGTGCGCCAGCAAACAGCCATGATGCGCAAATGCCTGGATACTCCCGGGAAGCTTATGGATGCCCTCAAGTGCTGGTCTGTTTTCTGACTGTCAATTGTCGTGCTAGCCGCACCGCGTGCTGACTGAACGCCTTACCTTATAGCTCGACTCTCGTCTCCGAGCTTCGAACAAGCAGCCTCGGCCCGAAGCAATACTACGAATTATACATGTCAGTTTTCGATGCCCTCCGATATCTGTCTGTCCATCTGCGCGAAAATCATCCCGTCAACCACCTTGCCGATCTTTACGAACTTGTGCAATATGCCGGCAACATCATCCCACGCCTATACCTGATGATGACGGTCGGGACGGCTTACATGTCGGTGGAGGGTGCCCCTGTCAAAGAGCTCATGAAGGATATGATGGACATGAGCCGTGGCGTTCAGCACCCCATACGTGGACTTTTTCTGCGCTATTATCTCATGGGCCAAGCCAGAGACTATCTGCCCACCGGCGACTCCGACGGGCCCGAAGGAAACCTCCAGGACTCGATCAACTTTGTCCTCACCAACTTCGTCGAGATGAACAAATTGTGGGTGCGTCTCCAGCACCAAGGACATTCAAGAGAGCGGGACCAGCGGACCCAAGAACGCAAGGAGCTTCAGCTGTTAGTGGGGAGCAACATCGTGCGACTAAGCCAGCTCGTCGACCTTCCGGCCTACAAGAATGGCATCCTCGCGCCCCTGCTCGAGCAGGTTGTCCAATGTCGAGACGTCTTGGCCCAAGAATATCTTCTCGAGGTTATTACCCAGGTTTTCCCAGACGAGTTCCACCTCTACACATTGGACCAGTTTCTTGGCGCCGTCTCAAGGCTCAACCCCCACGTCGACGTCAAGGCTATTGTGATAGGCCTGATGGACAGGCTGTCAAGTTATGCAGAACGCGAGTCACAGGTCGAGACAGAGGAAGACAGGggcaagatggaggaggacgctTTGGCAGAGTTGCTCGAGAAGGTGAAGCTGGGCAAACTGAACGCAGAGTCGCCAAGTGCGGAGCCACCAACTGATACAGCCGAAGTCCCACGAAACGGGGACCAGAATCCGGAAGATGCTTCTTCGACAGCGGAAACACTAAATAAAGACGATAACCAGCCAGCCCCTTCAGTCGCTGATACCGATGCGACCGCAGTGGACAACCCCGAGGCTGAGCCAGCCAAGAAGCGGCGAGGCATTCCGGAAAACGTCCGGCTGTACGAGATATTCTTCGGCCAGGTCAAGAATCTTGTGCAAGCACAACATCTCCCCATTCAAGATACAATTGCACTTTGTGTCTCTTTGACAAATCTCGCCCTCAACATTTACCCCGAGCGTTTGGACTATGTCGATCAAATCTTCGACTATGCCAACAGCAAGGTGAAGGAGCACGCCAACAGCCCAGATCTTCATTCGCAACCAGCGCAGCAAAGTCTTTTGGCGCTTCTCCAGAGCCCGCTCCGGAGATATGTGTCCCTTTTTACTGCGCTCTCTCTCCCAACATATGTTCCTCTCTTCCAATCACAGACCTACCCGACTCGGAGGGCGGTAGCCGGCGAGGTAGCCAGGCACCTCCTCAAGAACCGCACTTTCATTTCCACACCCGCACAACTAGAGAATGTGCTCGAGATCCTCAAAGTTCTCATCAAGGAAGGGTCCCAAGCACCAGCGGGTTATCCCGGCGTCGTCCAGCCCCGCGCCCGTGCCCTCGAGACAGACGAGACAATGGAAGAGCAAGGCTGGCTTGCCAGACTCATCCACCTTCTCCACTCCGAAGACAACGACACCCAATTCCGCCTCTTGCAAATGACGAGAAAGGCCTACGCCGAAGGCAACGAGCGCatccgcaccaccaccccaccgcTCATCACCGCCGGCCTCAAGCTCGCGCGCCGCTTCAAGAAGAGGGAGCACTACGACGACAACTGGTCTTCCCAGTCTTCGGCCTTGTTCAAGTTTCTGCACTCTGCCGTCTCAACGCTCTACACAAGAGTCAATGGCTCCGGCGCGGCGGAGTTGTCTCTGAGGCTCTTTTGCTCGTGCGGGCAGGTGGCTGACCAGACCGGCTTTGAGGAGGTGGCATATGAGTTTTTTGCGCAGGCCTTTACGGTGTacgaggaggcggtgagCGATTCGAAGGCGCAGTTTCAGGCTGTTTGTGTTATTGCGAGCGCGCTGCACAGGACGAGGAACTTTGGGAAGGAAAATTATGATACGCTGATTACGAAGTGTGCGCAGCATGCGAGCAAGCTGTTGAGGAAGCCGGATCAGTGCAGGGCTGTGTATTTGGCTAGTCATTTGTGGTGGGCTACACccggggcgggggaggaggaggagggagcgggGGATGTAAGTTTCTCTGGGATATCCGATGATGTGGGTTGTGCTGACGAGAAGTTGAAGCTTTATCGTGACGGCAAGAGGGTGCTCGAGTGTCTGCAGCGGGCGTTGAGGGTGGCGGATAGCTGCATGGAGACTGCGACGAGCATTGAGTTGTTTGTCGAGATTTTGGACCGTTATGTGTATTATTTTGATCAGAAGAATGAGTCGGTATGCTGTTTTTTCCTTGTTGCCCATCCTTTGGCAGGTACTGATATTGGTGGCAGGTCACAACGAAATACCTCAACGGCCTTATCGAGCTTATACACTCCAACCTTGCTGGCAACCAGCAGGACAGCGCGAGTGTGGACGCTAGCAAGAAGCACTTTTTGCAAACGTTGGAGATTATCAGGAGTAAGGAGtatgagggggt belongs to Podospora bellae-mahoneyi strain CBS 112042 chromosome 6, whole genome shotgun sequence and includes:
- a CDS encoding hypothetical protein (EggNog:ENOG503P454), giving the protein MANNNHNPSKIPPLLLILPLLALGICGTMVNGFQTGYFSILTATSGNLDGVPYVPGGPESFDPRYTGNKALDTRMGILIGFFSGLVNGERNWDVDLAYVWAMGMFFSGWALVSVEAHRRANRGRVVSWTNTFGNIIQSFTYALTVPSYLILHLFTTSPATDDISVPEGEVRHLPLSMALAYIVPAVIMSLPTPSIIPGKSHYDTTALWQIFPVLQFLIHRGMNFVCFPRKYNTATTQYGVGKSLANHYRFVIFTSVVIHLPILLVCLTPSSMPFGPAWLRDMITQTTFSNVLVPYGVWNPPAVDLAKVAALGGENKVDLSWLPGLTKHFLHYDIGCPSLAMVVWAGYNYMASVGKGGCVGIGKMVGWLLAGGPVALATVLMWERDERVLRGREGKKAQ
- the vps35 gene encoding retromer complex subunit Vps35 (COG:U; EggNog:ENOG503NVAF; BUSCO:EOG09260T28) produces the protein MSTPAPPEDQARLLEDALIAVRQQTAMMRKCLDTPGKLMDALKCCSTLVSELRTSSLGPKQYYELYMSVFDALRYLSVHLRENHPVNHLADLYELVQYAGNIIPRLYLMMTVGTAYMSVEGAPVKELMKDMMDMSRGVQHPIRGLFLRYYLMGQARDYLPTGDSDGPEGNLQDSINFVLTNFVEMNKLWVRLQHQGHSRERDQRTQERKELQLLVGSNIVRLSQLVDLPAYKNGILAPLLEQVVQCRDVLAQEYLLEVITQVFPDEFHLYTLDQFLGAVSRLNPHVDVKAIVIGLMDRLSSYAERESQVETEEDRGKMEEDALAELLEKVKLGKLNAESPSAEPPTDTAEVPRNGDQNPEDASSTAETLNKDDNQPAPSVADTDATAVDNPEAEPAKKRRGIPENVRLYEIFFGQVKNLVQAQHLPIQDTIALCVSLTNLALNIYPERLDYVDQIFDYANSKVKEHANSPDLHSQPAQQSLLALLQSPLRRYVSLFTALSLPTYVPLFQSQTYPTRRAVAGEVARHLLKNRTFISTPAQLENVLEILKVLIKEGSQAPAGYPGVVQPRARALETDETMEEQGWLARLIHLLHSEDNDTQFRLLQMTRKAYAEGNERIRTTTPPLITAGLKLARRFKKREHYDDNWSSQSSALFKFLHSAVSTLYTRVNGSGAAELSLRLFCSCGQVADQTGFEEVAYEFFAQAFTVYEEAVSDSKAQFQAVCVIASALHRTRNFGKENYDTLITKCAQHASKLLRKPDQCRAVYLASHLWWATPGAGEEEEGAGDLYRDGKRVLECLQRALRVADSCMETATSIELFVEILDRYVYYFDQKNESVTTKYLNGLIELIHSNLAGNQQDSASVDASKKHFLQTLEIIRSKEYEGVVLTPK